In the Fibrobacter sp. UWB5 genome, one interval contains:
- a CDS encoding DUF721 domain-containing protein — protein sequence MEIPFRKKRKKPVCGKDPEDISVLLQMLLDKTPLGEEMAFEKLSEGLETIVGPLIKPHVQIAKINKNILTLKCDSSAWKQELFLQKKAIIDKCNLLLGKPSIKDILFV from the coding sequence ATGGAAATTCCCTTTCGCAAAAAGCGTAAAAAACCGGTCTGCGGCAAGGACCCGGAGGACATCAGCGTCCTGTTGCAAATGCTTTTGGACAAGACTCCGTTAGGCGAAGAAATGGCCTTCGAAAAGCTTTCCGAAGGGCTTGAAACCATCGTGGGGCCACTCATAAAACCCCACGTACAAATTGCCAAAATAAACAAGAATATTTTGACGCTAAAGTGCGACAGTTCCGCGTGGAAACAGGAACTTTTCTTGCAAAAAAAAGCTATTATTGACAAGTGTAATTTATTGCTCGGGAAGCCCTCTATCAAGGACATTCTTTTCGTATAA
- a CDS encoding ABC transporter permease produces the protein MNRIAESLGKFIRKFLHTVLSYLHFVWQLFKNVPGAFSNFHTTVEQMQHVGLTSIPVVVAASLATGAIMAWQLAYQFADIIPLMFVGMAVGKSVMVELCPILTAMVLAGRIGASMCSELGTMAVTEQLDAYKVLGLSPYKFLLAPRLIATIIMLPTLTVISIFIGIVGGYEVAHIYKDVSFAVFFYGVRMFYQNWDLVVGLIKATLYGYFIASYACFFGFTTHSGAEGVGKNTKATVVAGMTSILIGGFVLSKLLLL, from the coding sequence ATGAACAGAATTGCAGAAAGTCTGGGTAAGTTTATCCGGAAGTTTCTGCATACGGTGTTAAGTTACCTGCACTTTGTCTGGCAGCTTTTCAAGAACGTCCCCGGAGCGTTTAGCAACTTCCACACAACCGTGGAACAGATGCAGCACGTGGGGCTTACCAGTATTCCCGTGGTGGTGGCCGCATCGCTTGCCACGGGCGCAATTATGGCCTGGCAGCTTGCCTACCAGTTTGCAGACATTATTCCCCTGATGTTTGTGGGAATGGCCGTGGGTAAATCGGTGATGGTGGAACTCTGCCCGATTTTGACCGCCATGGTGCTTGCTGGCCGAATTGGAGCGTCCATGTGTTCCGAGCTTGGTACCATGGCTGTGACTGAACAGCTTGACGCCTACAAGGTTCTCGGCTTAAGCCCTTATAAGTTCTTGCTTGCGCCGCGCTTGATCGCCACCATCATCATGCTTCCGACCCTTACGGTGATCAGTATCTTTATCGGTATCGTCGGCGGTTACGAAGTGGCCCACATTTACAAGGACGTGTCCTTCGCCGTATTCTTCTACGGTGTGCGCATGTTCTACCAAAACTGGGACTTGGTGGTGGGCCTTATCAAGGCAACCCTTTACGGCTATTTTATTGCAAGCTACGCATGCTTCTTCGGTTTCACTACCCATAGCGGTGCCGAAGGCGTGGGTAAGAACACCAAGGCTACCGTTGTTGCCGGCATGACAAGCATTTTGATTGGCGGCTTTGTGCTTTCCAAGTTGCTGTTGCTCTAA